The DNA segment TTGTGGAATTTTCCTCCACAGCAACATCTCTGAGGATTCCTTTTCTGATCCCTACCTTGATACAATCTTCAAGGATAAGTTCTAGATTTTTAAGGAAAACAGCCATCAACCGCTTAGAAGAATCAAGCAATCCGTATGTGGAAAGCATAATCTTCATGTCAACTTCATTATCTTCAACAAAAGTGAAATAATCAGCCATTATCATGTCAAACGAACATTCATCTTTATCAAGCTTCTGACGGACGCCTTCAATATAATATGAGAAACTCTCTTCAAGCTCTGCAAGAATATGAAGAAGAATGTCTTCTTTACTTTCAAAGTGCCTGTATATGGTACCTTCCGAAATATTAGCAGCCTTAGCTAAATTAGAAGTCGTGGCTCTATGGAAACCCACCTGAGAAATCATTTCTTTGGCTGTTTCCAATATAAGATCTTTAGTCTTCATTATGATGACTCCCTATAAACGACGGAAGCGTTTAATTTGTCTTGTTGAAATATCTGAAACAAATAATTATATTGGTAAAACTGAACAGGAGTATATTTCCTACCTTAAGAGACTATCAAGGTCAACATGGAGCATTTGACAAAACCAAATAGAAAACTTATTTTTGGATCGAGAAGT comes from the Maridesulfovibrio ferrireducens genome and includes:
- a CDS encoding TetR/AcrR family transcriptional regulator, encoding MKTKDLILETAKEMISQVGFHRATTSNLAKAANISEGTIYRHFESKEDILLHILAELEESFSYYIEGVRQKLDKDECSFDMIMADYFTFVEDNEVDMKIMLSTYGLLDSSKRLMAVFLKNLELILEDCIKVGIRKGILRDVAVEENSTIIMTIIFGLTRMHLYWPNQRDVRTEAIDFCRRSLLK